The sequence AAATTTGAAAATGGTAGTTCATTTGAAGTTTTTAAGGACGCccacatatttatgaatttaaaaGCAATAAACTTAATATAATTCGAAGATGATTTGAACAAGGGAAGGGAAAGTATGcaatttattctaaggaaataattgtGGATGTGTGCAATGATTTAGCTTCAAGGAtatttcagtgttttataatttaaaattaaaagtccaGTAATAGTAAATTAGGTATATTATTATATCACTATGTATGGAATAATATTCATCCATTAAAAATGTTGTGGGAGAACACGTATTTATTGCTTTAAAATTGGTGGTGAAGAAGGGGAAGgttcaaagtaataaaaatagcttCAAGAGaccatgtgtttttctttctagaCCCCTCTAGTCTAAAGTCTTCCGATACCAACATCTTTGATAGTAATGTACCTTCAAACAAGAGCAGTTTCAGTCGAGGAGATGAGCGAAGGCATGAAGCTGCAGTGCCACCTCTTGCAGTTTCTAGCACTAGACTTGAAAAAAGAGAATCTAAGGTTTCTACAAGTTCACAGGAGCAGAAAGCCACTAATGTCAGGTAAGAGTCTTGTGTAGACCTGTGGGCAGGTGGGTGTGTGTATTTGACATTTACGTTAGTTAATATGTCTTTAAATTGCTGTTTTCAGAAATTTTTGGAAATGAGGTGGTCATGAgcagttttttggaataaaataatgaagGATAAGACCAAAGTATGATtaccttttatataaaatgtaaatcaaagtttaaaaaaaatgcaatttcaaAGTAGTTTTTAATGGACTACACAAAGGGATTATCCATACTTTTTCATTAAGATGTATCTAAATATCCTTTGAAGAGTTGAAGATACTGCTCTAAATTGGTAACACaccctttttggttttgttttcattttttaacagacAGCCTTACGATGATGGAGCTGCAACCCGACTAATGTCAACAGTGAAACCTTTGAGGGAGCCAGCACCCTCTGAAGATGTGATTGATATTAAGCCAGAACCAGATGATCTCATCGATGAAGACCTCAATTTTGTGCAGGAGAATCCCTTATCTCAGAAAAAACCTACAGTGACACTTACGTATGGTTCTTCTCACCCTTCTATTGAAATTTATCGACCACCTGCAAGTCGAAATGCAGACAGTGGTGCTCATTTAAACAGGTTGCAGTTTCAACAGCAGCAAAACAGTATTCATGCTGCCAAGCAACTTGATATTCAGACTAGCCGGATATATGAAACAGGACGTTTGTGTGAACCAGAAGTGCTTAACAGCTTAGAAGAGACTTATAGTCCCTTCTTCAGAAACAGCTCAGAAAAGATGAGCATTGAGGTttgtatatacttttaaattctGACTCATGAGGCTGAAAATTGTCAGTTCTTAATACTAAATTGTACATGGAATAACTAAACACATACTGCAAGTTTGTTTTAAACTGATTTCTGTGCTGCTCAACATAATACATCAGTCAGATTTTCCTCTCCACAATATCCTCTACAGATACTTTACATCTTGTTTACTTTCCCGGATGCTAACATTTGAGATAGCTTTAACCTTACCTTATACTTTTGCGAGGATTTTAGGTCAATATTAGATCCTTCACAGCAACTGCTAGTAAACAATTGAGTAACTCCATTTTATTGGTTTCCTCAACAGTGCTACATGCTGCTGTTTATAAATGAATGTAAAGCACTGGTTTTTGTTTTAGCTAAAGGTTGGCTATTGGAGATATTACttgtatttttataagaaacCAGGGAAATAGCCCATGAATTCTTAATGTGCTTGGCTTTTTCttgaaaagaagaaagtattctgtagtagaattttattttctgagacTAGGTAAGTGGAAATTTATCTGATTGCAGGAAGAAAACTTTCGGAAGAGAAAGTTGCCTGTGGTAAGTTCAGttgttaaagtaaaaaaattcagtcatgatggagaagaggaggaggaagatgatgaTTGTGGGTCCCGTACAGGAAGCATCTCCAGCAGTGTGTCAGTGCCAGCGAAACCTGAACGGAGGTACCTGAACATGTCTGTACATTAATCTTTCATCGCCTGGTGTTGTCTTCTGGGTTCCTTGAAGAGGGtatcatgaaaatataaatttaataccaTGTAAGACTTTTCCATTGGTTTTTGAGAAACACATTAATGAAAAGTTGCCTAAAATTGGAGAAGATtgcaaagaatattaaaaactgTAATATGGGTGGGAGGAAGGTTGAtccaaattcattattttaaaaagttataaggtTCTCACCCAGTTGGCATTTCCTAAAAACTACAGCTAGTCTGTTCCAAACCTAAGAGAAGGCTGTAGTAAAGGTATAATGGATGGCTAGCATGTAAAGAACTCAAATCTAAAATTTAATCAGAATACCTTTCTTAACTTTTTTAGACCTTCACTTCCACCTTCCAAACAAGCTAACAAGAATCTAATTTTGAAGGCTATATCTGAAGCTCAAGAATCCGTAACAAAAACAACTAACTACTCTGCAGGtaatttaaatgtattatgtTGACATTAAGTAAGAGATTTCTGTAAGTCTTGAGTAAGCTATAGATGATTGCTCCTCAAGTTGTGATAAAATAAAGATGCCTGCCAGATGTCAGGACCAAGGTGAGGTTCAGAGAATGATTAAAAGGAGATTTGACCAGTTTGAGAAGCTTTCCCGACTGTCAGTGGAACTTAGTTCTTTGAGCAACTGTAATGCCTTTTACTCCCTCTTTCTAatgtatgtgaaatatataacggAAATCTTAAAGggagttttgataaatgtgagACTTTCATATTTATAGCATTAGAGTCAACATTAGATATgaatttatgttatttaaaagggagcaaaattggaaaatattaagAGGCTGAAATTAGAAAAATTTGTCTAGTATATGAAAAGCTTGGTTTCTTTCCTCGGTAGAACCCATTACTCTGTGCCCCACGTGCTATAGCCAATACGTAAAATTTTCTGTTAATAAGCTGTGATGATTACCcactgtaaatttttaaattttatttttgctatggATTTGATGACTGTTCTTTTCACATTGTTCTGCTTTTCTATTCTCCTTTGCATCTCTTTATGTGACCCCTTTCTAAAGTGAAATAAACTGTAAGCTAGCAACTTTGAGCCTGATAGTCATCTGTCCACTTGCTTCTCCTCATCCCTAATTTAACCCTGAACATAAACAGCTTTTGGCTTATAGGGTAAGGATTATCAGGCAAAGGCCAACACTTGACATAACAACTCATCTGTTTACATTCTCTTTTTTGGTCTGTCAGCAATATTGAGTGTTTACAATGATGAGAAATTTAGACTTCTCACTGTGACCTTAATTTCCTGCTTTTGTAATTGGAGAGTTTTCATAATTCCAAGTTTTTTGAGAGAGAGCATTGAAATTCTTTCTTCACCTAGGTTATCTAGATGACAGTTTGAAATTGTTATAGAACCATGAAGCAGAACCCTGACTGCATTTGGTTAAAAATGAATACATGTGTGCTGCAGTGTATTTATGGCATgtagtttaaaatgtataaatgttgTTTACATAAGTATGGGTAACTAAGTCATAGAATATTATAAGGAAAAATGAGGTGTCTATGAACTGTTTCTAACTCCTCATGTATTCTAAACTCAAGGAggcatttatatttaatatgatattcactgttgagttttgaaatattacttcatttggatttccatcttttttgctttttatataaaAGTCTCACAGAAACAGACACTTCCAGTTGCCCCCAGAACTCGAACTTCTCAAGAAGAATTGCTAGCAGAAATGGTCCAGGGGCAAAGCAGGGCCCCCAGAATAAGTTCCCCcattaaagaagaggaaacaaaaggAGATAATATAGACAAAAGTCAAGGTaataatttaaatgatatttcattgCCTATTACACCTTTTTCACGAGGCATTAAATATTTTCCAGTGGGTATTTATGAAATGTTGGTTATACTATGAGAAAAGGGTTTAATAGGCCCCCAAATAGAATAAGGGACCATGAGGAAAGTCTATACCTAcactttttagaatttaaaaaatcttatcatTAGGGAAATTTTTAGTGTTCTCAGAAGTGGAGAGAATAGTGCAATGAATTCCCATGAACCCAGTCACCTAGCATTAATAATTGTCAGTCTTTAGAAAGCTTCTACTTAAAGATACATAGATACCtacattcttccttttcttctttttgttaatcCTACCCCTCTTCTGTTGAACTTGAAATATTTAAATCTCCCCTCTCTGAGCATCCTGTCTCTGACCTGCCAGAACTGCCTTATTGTCCCAGTGATACTGCTTTATCCCCTTGTGCCTGACATACTTCCAGCTGAtctttctgcttcctttctctcaacctcccacccccaactcttGCAGAGACTCTCCTGTCTAAAGTGTGACTCTGATCATGTGACTCCTCTGTGAGAGCATTTATAGCTTCTCTCCCTACTATGCATTATCCAGGGCTGATGTCATCAGCTTGGCCTTTAGGCAGCTTCTGGTCCCTGGGCCTGCCCAGCCCTTCTCTACTGCTCTCCAACCTGTTTCTTCTGTTCCCATCAGGAAAGAGTCTAGTTCTTTTCCTCTTCTACTGAGATCTGattaaaaaaccccaccaaaactATGCTCATCATGACTTAATACTTTTACAATGCTGGAATACATTTTTTCATTCCTCCTCAGCTGTGTCCTTTAAATTGTTCCAGGTTCATCTCAGATTTACTTGTTTTGTGAAGCCTTAACGATTCCATCCTAtatttgtctcttctctcttttttaaaagaagtcttTGACTATGGTGTGCAATTTGGTCCGTCAGCACTATGTGCAGTTCCAATAAATCATGGACCTGAAAATGGGAAAACCGTTAAAGTAGCCAGTAGGCACTAATTGGGCCAATTTGTGAAGAGTAGTTGGAAACTGGGATTGGAGCTTTAGTAAGGATTTGCAGTGAATTGAAGTCTGTCAGACAGTTTTGAATCTGTGATTTCATGATGGCATTTTTTAGTAAACCCTTAATTGGTCCTTTCGGAGGATAATAGATACTAATTCATTGTCTTGAAgaccagagaaataaaataattgagcaTTTATGCTGTCTTTCCTTTAAGGATGGTAACACTGGGTATCAAAGTAGTATAGGAGTtagtacttgtttatttatttatttatttatttatatttatttttggctgtgttgggtcttcgtttctgtgcgagggctttctctagtcatggcGAGTGAgacccactcttcatcgcggtgtgtgggcctctcactatcgcgggctctcttgttgtggagcacaagctccagacgcgcaggctcagtagttgtggctcacgggcccagttgctccgcggcatgtgagatcctcccagaccagggctcgaacccgtgtcccctgcattggcaggcagattctcaaccactgcgccaccagggaagcccagtacttgTTTTTGTAAGTGAAGTTTTATTGGAAGCAAACTAtgcccatttatttatgtattgtctatggctgcttttataCTACAACCACAGggttgaatagttgcaacagaccATAAAGCCCacagaatttaaaatagaaaatgtttgctaCCCCTTGTGATATAGTAGATGAAGgaagcatcttttaaaattattctgaattataATGATAGAATTATAGTGGTTTTTCCCAACTAACAGTGAATTAATGAATCTAGGCACTGATAATTAATGGCTACTAAAAtggtttttaaagtgaaaatcagCCATTTTGTGCCTTccaatgaaagaataaaacactccCTTGGTCTTGCCAGAGGATTTGAACCTGAGGGATCAAGCCTCTGATGCAGCAGTCAGCTTGCAAGAAGTACAGAGGCCAGAGGAATATGTTAATTGCTGCACCATGAGTGTGCAACAGGGAAAGTACCCTCTCTGGGGCACTGTATAGGTCAAACAGCCTGAGAATTCTAGattaaaagacttaaaagacAAAAGGGGCAAGATTAATCTATAGTGTCTAGGTACGTACACTTGTGTGATAAAACCACAAACTGTAGATGTTACTATAAAAGGCGTATGGTGGTTACTTTTGAATAGGACTGATTATATTGGAGTACATGAAGGGAGGCTTGTGGGGTGGCTTACATAGTCTGTTTTCTTGATCTGAATGGTGGTTATAAGGGTGTTTCGCCTTATAAGAACTCGTTAAACCCTTACTTTTGTGTGGCTTTCTGTATCATcgttttgttttaaagtaaaaggttaaaaaactgaaaagctaTCAAGTATGTCTACTGATGAGGACTGTTAATACTCTTCCTGGTACCATCTGTTTGCAAGCGTGAAGTGACACACTGCGAAGTCATTAATTAGTGTGCTTGCTCGCTGTTTTGTAGCTTTGTctgtgacaggtttttttttttttttttaataaatttatttatttatttatttatttatttatttatggctgcattgggtcttcgttgctacgcacgggctttctctagttgtggcgagcggggactactcttcgttgcagtgcgccggctcattgtggtggcttctcctggtgcagagcacaggctctaggcgcgcgggcttcagtagttgtggtgcgcgggctcagtagttgtggctcgtgggctctagagcacaggcttagcagttatggcacacgggcttagttgctccgcggcatgtgggatcttccctgcccagggctcgaacccgtgtcccctgcattggcaggcggattcttaaccactgcgccaccagggaagccctgtgacgggtttttaaaaatctatgcacATGTGATGGCATGAGTTGTTGATAGTGTTCTCTCATCTTTCTGACCTCTGTATTTTTACTGGGCTAGCCACCTCacaatattttgctttttctctttttgtcttgggTTAATCTGTCATTAGAAGTGTGTTTTGTCAGTCTTCTCAAAAGATTTATCATGACAACAATTCTGGCTTTATTGATTCTCTTTTGGTGTGtttcctgtttcattgatttgtgctcttatttttaatatacccatctatattttttcttactaatttatCTTAGcctgtcctttttattttgcaaatgtaaGCATTTAAGCTATGAATTTCTCTTGACATGCCATTTTTGCTGCAtgtcacaaattttgatatgtacatttttcattatcattctaATTATCTTTAATTCCCATTATGatcttcttctttgacctataagttatttaaaagtgtttttaattcATAGTATATGGAAGTTTTGGGTTTTGTCTGTTAATCTTTTTAATTATATACTATGGACTTAGTTGCATTGTGGTCCGATAATGTGATCTGTATAATACATATTCTTATGAGAATAGTTAAGACTTAAGGTAGTCAGTTTTGTACATCTTTCATGTGCATTTTGGAAGAAAGTGGACTCTAATTGTTGAATTGAGAATTTTGCATTTAGTAGACAAAGCTCTACAGTTAATATTGTTTAGATCTTGACCTTGCTGAGTTTTCGGTCTACTTATCAGTGATTGAGAGGGTTTTGAAATTGCCTGTCAGGATGACAAATTTGTCTTAATTTCTCTGTACTTCTGGtagattttgtttcatttactttGTGGCTATTAAACTAGGTGcatatatacttaaaattatCCTGATGAATTGAATCAGGAAGGTACATCTTCCTGATGAATTGAACCTTTTATCTGTATCTATAATCCTTTATGTACTAAATGATGCTTTTATCTTCAACTcagttttgtctgatattaatatagctatttAGTTAGTATTTGCCTCATATATCTGTGCTTCATGCATTTTTCAGTCTTCTCTGACCTTGTTAGGCATACATACCTCTTAACTATCATAAAGCTAGATTACTGTTTTAAAATTCAGTCTGAGCTTGCTTTTTATATGAGTTTAAACCATTCACATATATGAGAATTACTGATGGAGTTGGACTAGTTTCTGTCACCTTTTTTGGTTTGTATTTGCCTGCTTTCATTTTTTGaccctttttgtcttttttaaagattcattaaTCACTATTGTAATTGTTGTTGATTGCCCAGCTCTCCTTTATTTTGTACTGTTTTAAActctatttcagttcttttattGGTTACCACTGAAATTTTACCATACAGATTTAATATTCCAGAAGTTAATATTCTGCCCCCATCCCCAAACAGTAAATGGATTTTAGAATACCTTAGCTCCAGTCTTTACCCCCTCAGACTTTACATTATGTTTccagtgttttcattttggtcctttttttaatggatagATTGGGCACCATTATTATTTTACCCAGGCAGTGTTTGTTCACATTTACCTACatatttattggttttttttttttcctcatatctCTTGAATGTTATTTGGAGATTGtcattttccaatattttaaagtattttgaagtGTATTCTTTGGGAGTTTCTTAAGAACAGGTCTGTTGGTGGTAAATTTCCCCAAGAGTCTGTTCACCTACAAGAGTGTTCATTTCTCCTTGTTCGTGTGCAGTAGCTAGCTTTACTGCATACACAAATCTAGGTTAACAAGAGTTATTTGCTCTCAGCACCTTgtttatattattccattgtcttctggcttccatggtTGTTGAGTGGACTTCTGTTATTCTAATTGTCTGTTGTTCCTTTGTAGGTGATCTGTCctttttctggctgctttcagGATCTTCTGTTTTTGATGTTCTGCAGTTTCACTACAATGTGTCTAGGCatggatttccttttattttttctatttggtatatgttgaataaaattttatacttAAAGTAAAATATGGTACATTATGAAATATATGCTCAccatagaaaatttggaaaaacaaaacaaatcattgTAATACCTGCTGATAGATTAGAAAATAATCAAGTAGTATAGGAcaatttaaaataacaagtaACATTCTTTGCTTCATTATTTTCCACACTGGTTCTCCTGGAGGCCACCACTTTTAAATGCTTCTGTTTAtgactttctttcattttcttcatgtctGTAATAATATGCTTATACCACTGTTTCTTAATTCACCAACTATAGATGTTATGTTTTGATTTCTTGCTACAGTATGTCAGTATCAAACTCTCACTTTTCCTTGCCTCCAAGCCCATGTAGTAAATTCACTATTTTTAGTTCGTCTActgattacttttataattttaagtaatACACCTATTTCTTGTCTGATTAACTGTATCAGTATATTTTGACTCCTGAAAGATAAAGATATTTATGTCCTTTAATTCTTATACATCTTTTCTCATCCCCCCACTTTCTAAATTCTGTCACCCTTACTTTTATATTGCTGAAGatctaatttacattttgttctgtttttctagtTACAGTTACCATGCTTTGTAGGTTCGCTGTAAAAGTAGAGAACCAGTAAGCAGTGTTTAAATCATTAAGACTCAAAATACTTCTCAGGGCC comes from Balaenoptera ricei isolate mBalRic1 chromosome 2, mBalRic1.hap2, whole genome shotgun sequence and encodes:
- the ZC3H14 gene encoding zinc finger CCCH domain-containing protein 14 isoform X8, which gives rise to MEIGTEISRKIRSAIKGKLQELGAYVDEELPDYIMVMVANKKSQDQMTEDLSLFLGNNTIRFTVWLHGVLDKLRSVTTDPSSLKSSDTNIFDSNVPSNKSSFSRGDERRHEAAVPPLAVSSTRLEKRESKVSTSSQEQKATNVRQPYDDGAATRLMSTVKPLREPAPSEDVIDIKPEPDDLIDEDLNFVQENPLSQKKPTVTLTYGSSHPSIEIYRPPASRNADSGAHLNRLQFQQQQNSIHAAKQLDIQTSRIYETGRLCEPEVLNSLEETYSPFFRNSSEKMSIEEENFRKRKLPVVSSVVKVKKFSHDGEEEEEDDDCGSRTGSISSSVSVPAKPERRPSLPPSKQANKNLILKAISEAQESVTKTTNYSAVSQKQTLPVAPRTRTSQEELLAEMVQGQSRAPRISSPIKEEETKGDNIDKSQAEMSELSVAQKPEKLLERCKYWPACKHGDECAYHHPVSPCRAFPNCKFAEKCLFVHPNCKYDAKCTKPECPFTHMSRRIPVLPPKPAVTTPAPPSSSQLCRYFPACKKMECPFYHPKHCRFNTQCTRPDCTFYHPTITVPPRHALKWIRPQTSE
- the ZC3H14 gene encoding zinc finger CCCH domain-containing protein 14 isoform X9, translating into MEIGTEISRKIRSAIKGKLQELGAYVDEELPDYIMVMVANKKSQDQMTEDLSLFLGNNTIRFTVWLHGVLDKLRSVTTDPSSLKSSDTNIFDSNVPSNKSSFSRGDERRHEAAVPPLAVSSTRLEKRESKVSTSSQEQKATNVRQPYDDGAATRLMSTVKPLREPAPSEDVIDIKPEPDDLIDEDLNFVQENPLSQKKPTVTLTYGSSHPSIEIYRPPASRNADSGAHLNRLQFQQQQNSIHAAKQLDIQTSRIYETGRLCEPEVLNSLEETYSPFFRNSSEKMSIEEENFRKRKLPVVSSVVKVKKFSHDGEEEEEDDDCGSRTGSISSSVSVPAKPERRPSLPPSKQANKNLILKAISEAQESVTKTTNYSAVSQKQTLPVAPRTRTSQEELLAEMVQGQSRAPRISSPIKEEETKGDNIDKSQAEMSELSVAQKPEKLLERCKYWPACKHGDECAYHHPVSPCRAFPNCKFAEKCLFVHPNCKYDAKCTKPECPFTHMSRRIPVLPPKPVTTPAPPSSSQLCRYFPACKKMECPFYHPKHCRFNTQCTRPDCTFYHPTITVPPRHALKWIRPQTSE
- the ZC3H14 gene encoding zinc finger CCCH domain-containing protein 14 isoform X6, whose translation is MEIGTEISRKIRSAIKGKLQELGAYVDEELPDYIMVMVANKKSQDQMTEDLSLFLGNNTIRFTVWLHGVLDKLRSVTTDPSSLKSSDTNIFDSNVPSNKSSFSRGDERRHEAAVPPLAVSSTRLEKRESKVSTSSQEQKATNVRQPYDDGAATRLMSTVKPLREPAPSEDVIDIKPEPDDLIDEDLNFVQENPLSQKKPTVTLTYGSSHPSIEIYRPPASRNADSGAHLNRLQFQQQQNSIHAAKQLDIQTSRIYETGRLCEPEVLNSLEETYSPFFRNSSEKMSIEEENFRKRKLPVVSSVVKVKKFSHDGEEEEEDDDCGSRTGSISSSVSVPAKPERRPSLPPSKQANKNLILKAISEAQESVTKTTNYSAVSQKQTLPVAPRTRTSQEELLAEMVQGQSRAPRISSPIKEEETKGDNIDKSQGTQQRQLLSRLQIDPVMAETLQISQAEMSELSVAQKPEKLLERCKYWPACKHGDECAYHHPVSPCRAFPNCKFAEKCLFVHPNCKYDAKCTKPECPFTHMSRRIPVLPPKPAVTTPAPPSSSQLCRYFPACKKMECPFYHPKHCRFNTQCTRPDCTFYHPTITVPPRHALKWIRPQTSE
- the ZC3H14 gene encoding zinc finger CCCH domain-containing protein 14 isoform X7; translated protein: MEIGTEISRKIRSAIKGKLQELGAYVDEELPDYIMVMVANKKSQDQMTEDLSLFLGNNTIRFTVWLHGVLDKLRSVTTDPSSLKSSDTNIFDSNVPSNKSSFSRGDERRHEAAVPPLAVSSTRLEKRESKVSTSSQEQKATNVRQPYDDGAATRLMSTVKPLREPAPSEDVIDIKPEPDDLIDEDLNFVQENPLSQKKPTVTLTYGSSHPSIEIYRPPASRNADSGAHLNRLQFQQQQNSIHAAKQLDIQTSRIYETGRLCEPEVLNSLEETYSPFFRNSSEKMSIEEENFRKRKLPVVSSVVKVKKFSHDGEEEEEDDDCGSRTGSISSSVSVPAKPERRPSLPPSKQANKNLILKAISEAQESVTKTTNYSAVSQKQTLPVAPRTRTSQEELLAEMVQGQSRAPRISSPIKEEETKGDNIDKSQGTQQRQLLSRLQIDPVMAETLQISQAEMSELSVAQKPEKLLERCKYWPACKHGDECAYHHPVSPCRAFPNCKFAEKCLFVHPNCKYDAKCTKPECPFTHMSRRIPVLPPKPVTTPAPPSSSQLCRYFPACKKMECPFYHPKHCRFNTQCTRPDCTFYHPTITVPPRHALKWIRPQTSE